The Argonema galeatum A003/A1 genomic sequence GTTCGCGGTACTGAGGCCAAATAGCGATCGGTTTTTCTAAAGGTTTGAGATATTCCAACAAACGCCTCAGCAGAGCCAGATTTTGCAACGGTTGACCATCGCAAAAGCCCACAACGCCAGAATTCGCCAGTTCTGCCAATTCCGTCATTTGCTGGCCTTGGACGCCCAGAGTCATAGCACCCCAGAAATAGAGCGGGAGAGCGGGAGAGCGGGAGAGCGGGGGAGAAATTGATAACTTTTCGGTTATATCTGCTGCTAACCTCTGCAACCGAGCCAAACCCGCTGGGTTATCCAATGGCGGTTTCGTATCGGGTAAGATGGCGACGCGGGTAAAGCCGCCAGCTTGAGCCGCTTGCATCAAAGATTCCAGAGTTTCCCGTTCTTCAAAACCCGGTTCTCCTGAGTGGCTGTATAAATCCACCAGTCCCGGCCCTAAAATGACGCCCCGGCAATCCCGCACCAATGTATCGGATGACAAGTCAGAAATTGTTTCTTCGACAGCTGCTATTGTACCGTCTGCAATCAGAACATCGGCAATCTGGTCATTTCCAGAAACAGGGTCTATTACTCGTACTTGTTGAAGCAGTTCGCTTTTCAATTTTGGATGAAAGAATGAAAGATGTAAGGATTCATCTTGAACACTCCCCAACCAAATCAAAGAATTTGGTTGGGGATGTAGCTCAACATTGTGGTTCAATTTGAAATCTAAAATCTAAAATCTAAAATCACAACGCTCCAGCTGCCGTCTTATCGAGAACACCCCCACCCAAGTGAGTAGTGATATTCATACTTTGCAGCACAGGATAACCATCCGAACCTTGAGGATAGTCAATCACGCTAACTGCTCCATTGCCTTGTTTGAAATTCCAGAAATGTTCTGGCCCCAAACCGAACAAATGGCAGAGAATAGCTTTATTGATAGCGTCGTGAGCTACTACTAAAACAGTTTTGGGCTGCTTGCTGTATTTGGATACGATCGAATCCCAAGCTACTAGAGCTCTTTCCCAAACCTGCGCCAAATTTTCCCCTTCCGGCATTTGCACCGTTTCTGGCGCTTCCTGCCATTCTTTTAGCAGACCTGGATACGCCTGCTCAATCTCTCCTTCAAATTTTCCTTCCCAAAGTCCATGACTGATTTCACTCAAATCTGTGAGCAATTCTAGTTCCACATTGGGATGATATTGCAGAATAATCTCAGCAGTTTCCTTCGGACGCAGCATCGGACTGCTAACGGCAAAGTCGATCTCCACATCTTTGAGAAACTCACCAGCTGCTGCTGATTGTTCTCTACCGTTATCGTTGAGCGGAACATCTATTTGTCCCTGAAACTTTTTCTGGCGATTCCACTCAGTTTCTCCGTGACGCACCAGTAATAGACGCGGGCCTTGATGACCGGGACGAGGTTTCGGCAAAGGATCTCCCAAATGGTCAATCAAATTCATTGACTCCATCTGGACCGATCCACCCCCCCCGTCAACGGAGGGGAAAGAGGGAGATTCAGGGAAATTCAGCACATTGATACCGCAATTCGACTGCTGTATCGAGTGGTAACGAGACGGTGGAATGCCAAGTGCAGTACTAATCAAAGCGCGATTAATACCGTTATGCGCCACCACAAGAATAGTTTTGCCAGCATGGCGAGGCAAAACTTCCTGCCAAAACTGCTTCGCTTGCTCATACAGAGATAAAACTGGGAAGTGTTCCCTTGTTCCCTCTGCTGCTGGTATCGGCATTCGCAGTTCGTCGGGACGTTCTTTCCAAAGGCGATAGTCTTCGGGAAATTGCGCTTTTACCTCATCTTTTTGCAGACGCTCCCACAATGGCAGATCGATTTCCATCAGTTTATCTGCTACCTGCAATTTCGGAGGATTTGGCAAACAAGACTGAACGATCTCAGCTGTTTCTTTAGCCCGTTGCAGGGGACTGCTGTAAATAGCATCGAATGCGATGCCAGTCAAGGCAGGGGCAACCTGACGTGCTGTGGCGCGACCTGCCTCCGTTAAGACAGACTCGTCAAGACGACCTTGGATGCGCTGCTGTTGATTAAAAGTGCTTTGCCCGTGCCGGACAAGGATTACGCGAGTTGACAGGGGTTTATCCTCCACAAAGGTAGGGGACTGGGATAGTTAATCAGGATCAGAAAGATTTTAACCTTTCTGGGGTACGCTGCTGGGGCTACCTCACCCCCAACCCCCTCCCCGTTAACGGGGAGGGGGCTTATAAATAATCGAGATGGTTGGTGATGTGCGATCGACTTATTGTGCCAGCCTTTAATTTCAGCCCTAGCCAAATTAAATTAATTTAGCAAATAAGTCTTATTTCTAAATTATGCGATTTTCCAGATATAATTTTGTTGCAGCTACAGTAAGATAATGGAATCACAACCGAAGGGAATTCAACGTTACGTAACCCCAGATAGCAGAATACCTTTCGATGAGTGGTTTAATTCTCTCCGAGATAGAACCGCCCAAGCTAAAATTGATGCTAGACTTAGGCGAGTTCAAAACGGTAATTTAGGGGACTACAGATCTCTCGGTGAAGGAGTTTTTGAATTGAGAATTAATTTTGGCCCTGGCTACCGCGTTTACTTTGGACAAATAGGATCGACAATAGTGCTTCTCCTTTGTGGCGGAGATAAAAGCACACAAGATCGAGACATTAGCACCGCTAAATCATACTGGGCAGATTATAGGAGTTAACACTATGCCTAAAAGTGTACCCTACCGCGAATCTCTTATTTCACGCCTCAAAAACCCCGAATATGCTGCTGGCTACATTGAAGCTATTTTAGAAGAAAAAGACCCTGAACCTGAGTTGCTCAAACAAGCGCTACAAGATGTGGCGGAAGCGTTAGGTGACAAACAGCATTTGGAAAAGCTCGATCTCATACTTTCAGTTGAAGGAAGTGCTGAAATTTATCATCTAGGACTTTGGTTAAACGAGTTGGGATTGAATTTAACTGTTACTGTTAAATCGGATGATTCATAGTGGTACAATAAACTTGTCTCCTGCTAAATTAATATGATGTACAACACACCAGAAGAATTTATTAGGGCAGCCGCAAAAGAGTTCGATCGCGGTGATTGGAATGCCGCCTGGAAGATAGCAACCGAAGGTCTTAAACATTATCCAGAACACGCGGAACTCCAGAAATATGCCTATATTTTGGCTCCTCCCAAGATAACATCTGTAGACCGAGGGGGTCATCCAGAAGTACAGGCAGATCACGAATGGATGAAAAAAAATCGGTTGGAGTATCGAGGACGCTGGGTGGCAATTAAAAACGGTCAGCTTTTAGCATCTGGCAAAAGTCACGATGAGGTAATCGCGCAGGTTGGGCCTGTCAAGAATACTGGTATATTGGTGACGGCGATCTACTAATGGTACTACTCTTTTCCAACGGTGATTATTTTGCAACGGGTGCTATCCCTTATGCTTATCGTCCCGCGACTGAAGGTGAGACGACAAATCGAATCATAATCCGGGCGGAGATTCAAGGCGTTCCAACTAGAGCTGTAGTTGATACTGGGGCACCTTATGTTATCTTAGCGCCGAAAGTTGCTTCAGATGCAGGAGTCGATCGCGCTTCGGCACTGGAAACGAGAACCATGTTGATTCGAGGTATGCGACTAGAGGGGTTTGTAGTTCGTTTGAATATAAAATTAGTGGCAACAGAAGGGGAGGATTTGGATGTAGACTCTACTGTGTTTGTGCCGGAGGTAGAGGAGTATTGGGGTGATTTTCCTTCTTTTATTGGATTGACTGGATTTTTAGAGAGGATTAGGTTTGCGATCGATCCAAGTACAGATACTTTTTATTTTGGTCAACTTTGAAATGAAAGAGAGTCTGTGATATAATAGACTCGATTGGTACAGAATTAACATCATGTACAACACACCAGAAGAATTTATAGTTGCTGCCGATAAAGAATTAGATCGCTATGACTGGAATGCCGCTTGGCAGATCGCAACCGAAGGTCTTAAACATTATCCAGAACACGCAGAACTTCAGAAATATGCCTATATTTTAGCTCCTCCCAAGATAACATCTGTAAACCGAGGCGGTCATCCAGAAATAGGCGCTAATCACGAATGGATGAAAAAAAACCGTTTGGAGTATAGAGGGCGCTGGGTGGCAATTAAAAACGGTCAGCTTTTGGCATCCGGCAAAAGTCACGATGAAGTAATCGCGGAGGTTGGCCCTGTCAAGAATACTGGTATACTTGTAACTGTACTTTACTGATGGTACTACTTTTTTCAAACGGGGATCTTTTTGCAACGGGCGCACTCAGATACGATTATCGTCCAGCAACAGAAACAGAAACTACAAATCGAATTATCTTTGAGGTAGAGATTCAAGGCGTTCCAACTATAGCTGTGGTTGATACTGGCGCACCCTATGTAATCTTAGCGCCAAAAGTTGCTTCAGATGCAGGGGTCGCTCCGGCTTCGGCACTGGAAAGAAAAACTATGTTGATTCGAGGTATGAGATTAGAGGGGTTTGTAGTTCGTTTGAATATAAAATTAAAAGCTCAATATGGTGAGGATTTGGATGTAGACTCTACTGTGTTTGTGCCGGAGGTAGAGGAGTATTGGGGTAATTTTCCTTCTTTTATTGGGTTGACTGGATTTTTGGAGAGAATTAGGTTTGCGATCGATCCTAGTACCGACACTTTTTATTTTGGGCAACTGTGAAAATGTCAGAAACCCGGTTTCGCAGGAGTTACCGGGTTTCTGGGAATCGCTACAAATCAAAATATCGCTGTAAAATAGATTGAGCCTGACCGAGAAGTTCAGTTTCTAATTAGCCCAACTTTTGCACCAGTCTCGACTTGTCAAAGGTCATCGGGTCAACACACACCAACAAACTATCTACCGCCAGACCATTTTCTGCTGATGACGGCACAAATACCACAACAGGAGAAATGCGGGGGTCATCAAGACGAGATGAGGTAAAGGGTAAAACTGTCACCTTGCTGCGTTGGAGATTAAACGCAGAAGCAGAAATCACTAAAGCTGGGCGTGTTTTGCGAATTTCTGTGCTTACTGATGGCTCAAACCTGACTACCCAGATGCTTTCCAATCCATAATCGCTTGGTTCTGACATTCCTCATCCCAACCTAAACCGAGTTCATCAACCAACTTACAAGCTAAAGCCAAGTCTTTATCTTCCTGCTGCTGTCGCCATTGTTGCAAGAGAGATTCAATCAGGGTGTTATGGTTATCAACCTTTTGGTCGATGTATCTCAGTAAGTCATCTGGCAAAGAAATAGAGATTTGAACCATTTGCTAGCGTTGGTCATAGCGTTGATAGTATGGTAGCAAAGATCGATGCGATCGCGCTTTGGAGTTTGGGGGGAAAGGGGCGATCGCACCCTGACTGTCTAATTATTATCGAATTTGTTGTCTTAATTCTCGCAATCTCTCAAAAGTTTCTCGTCTGCGTTGGTCATTTGCTGGTTCAATTACACTATATTGAAAACTGTCATCCCAAGCAGCCCCGAAAACAAAACCGACACGAGCAATTACTAAATTTGAATAAAATCCCGCTGGTGATACTGTTGTCGATCTCCAGGTGTCTTCGTGTAAAGTATATACTCTTGACCCTACAATCGTACCATAAAAAACACCTCCAAAGTCTCCCTGAAATAAATACACTGGTATTCCTCTTGTGTCTTGTACTCCCGATCTATACTGCTGAACAATCCCAGCAAGATTTCTGAGGGCATTATTAGAAAGTCTTGCTTCTACTTGTCTGCAATTTGTTGGGTTGTTTGGGTCGCAGACGTAGCACTGACCGTTACTGTCGCAGCGTCCAATCAATGTTGGTCTACTCAAAACTTTCTCTGTAGAAATAGTTCCTACTGTTATTGATGTAAATAACAGTAACCCGGCTTTTAATAAATGTCCGCTCTTCATATTTAAACTCCTTTCGACTCAAAACACTGGTTTATAAACGATCTTCTCAGTATCTAGTATAAAAAAAGCCCCAGTATTTCCACTCCGGGCAAGCAAATCTCGCAAATAGATAAAAAACTTAACACTCGCTCAAAAGCCCGCGTTTTTAAAGGGGGTTGAGGGTACCACTACGTAAGTCCCCTAACCGCCAAGATCGATCGCTCCCCCCAGAAATGCGCTTCAATAGGTAGGGTAGTGGGGAGATTGAGATGACACTGAAGCGGTTGATTTTAGGTTTGCTGACCATTGCGGTACTCTTCGTCGTTAGCCTTTCTTTAATAGGAAGTTGGAGTCAGCCGCAAATCCAAAGTCGTCTGGAACTGTACCAAACGAATTTTCTGCTGCACGCAGCCGAGTGGCAGGGCGAGATTGGCGAGGTTTCCAGTGGAAAATCGGCCCGTGAAGCCCTAATCGGCACTGAGCCTATCAAAGCTGCCCAAAAACAGTATCAAGAACTGCGGAAACAAGCCCAAACTAATCTGGAAAAAACCCGATCGCAAATAGAACAATTCCAGAAGCCAGACAGTACGCCTTTACCAGCTGGAGAACCACCGCTGAAAGTCACTGCAAATCCTGACAGACCTGACTATCCCAGCCAGCAACCGTTGCAGGCGTCTATAAACGAGCTGGAACAGTTAATTAATGAGTTAGACCTAAGACTGGGGATTTTACAGGCTCGACAAGGACAAACTGAGGAGGCGCTCAAGACTTGGAAAGCGCAGATCGATCGCCCTACAACTGAAACCGATAAACAAGCAGTGGCAAAAACCGCTGCGATTTTGATTGGTTTGTGGAGCAATCCACCCCGCATCCTACCAGATGCCCAGGAATTAATTCAAAAAAATTTAGACGGATGGTTCCGCTACCAGGCGTTAAGCCAACTTTATACATTCCAGCAACGCCAAGACGCGCTAGCTAAACTCCAAGCAGCAGAACAGCAGATTGCTCAGCAATCTGTGGTGAAATTAGCAATTGTGGGAGCCTTACCGACGTTAGGGTTTTTGGTAGGCGTCGGACTGGTGATTTTTTTAGTTGTGCAGCGGCTACTCAAGGGAAAGGAATCCCTGTTATCTCAGAATAGCGATGTTTCTTGGTCAACTCCGTGGGATGCCGAGACGGTTTGGCAGGTGTTCGTCGTCGGTTTTTTTGGAATCCAGCTGCTAGTCTCTATTTTGTTACTTCCTGTGGCGTTTCGGTTGCTAAATCTCCAACCCTCTACTTTTGATTTAAGGGCTAGGGTGTTATCTGTTTTAGTGAGTTACGTGCTAGTGGCGCTAGGTGGAGTGTTAGTGGTGTATTTCTCTGTGAAATCATTTTTACCTTTACCAGAGGGATGGTTTCGCTTCGATCTGCTCGGTAACTGGTTTTTGTGGGGACTCGGCGGTTATTTTGTCGCTTTACCGCTGGTGATTGCAGTGTCCCTGATTAACCAGCTTCTTTGGAAAGGACAGGGAGGGAGTAACCCGCTGTTGTCGCTGGCGCTAGAGGGGAAAGATGGGGTAGCGATCGCAATCTTCTTTGTCACAGCAGCTATTGCTGCGCCTCTGTTTGAGGAATTCCTGTTCCGAGGATTTCTCTTGCCATCCTTAACTCGTTATATGCCAGTTTGGGGCGCAATTCTGGCGAGTAGCTTGCTATTTGCCGTTGCACACCTCAGTCTTTCCGAAGTGTTGCCGCTGACAACTTTGGGGATAGTGTTGGCAGTAGTTTATACGCGATCGCGCAATCTCCTCGCTCCCATGTTGCTCCACAGTCTTTGGAATAGCGGCACTCTGTTAAGTTTGTTTATTTTGGGCAGCGGCTCTAATTAGTCTTTCGATTGCGTTCTAAGAAACCGGGTTTATGTTACTACACTTCAGGCAATTGAAAACCGCTGTATTGTAAATATCTCTGATTCGATCGCGATGTCAACTGCCAAGTACAAAAAGCTTCTCTTTTTAATGCTTCTAGGTGTGTTAGGCGGCGGTTCTTTCACTGTTTTCTCCAACATAGAGATGAACGTATTCCTGAAGGGGTAGGGATTGCTCCTAGTTCGGCTCACTGGTTTTGCGCCGATCTATCTGAGCTGTTTCGACGGTCGCGATCGCCAATCTTAAGTCGAGAACGGTTTTTTAAGAAAAGTTAACGTTTTTAAGGCGATTTCGCGTGACTTGACCTACGCTCTAAGGAGAGAGCTGCTTAGTGCTTAGGAATGGAAGTGTTGCAGTCAGTTGATGGATCTTCTAAGCCGCTGTCTCCGCAGACAGCGATATCTGGGCGGTTCGGCGCTAACGCTAACCCAACCGACCCGATGGAGACAATTACTCTGGACGTGGGAGGGATGAAATGTGCCGGATGCGTGAAGGCTGTAGAGAATCAGCTGACACATTATCCCGGCGTTGTTTCAGCCTGTGTCAATCTAGTCACGGAGGTAGCAGTCTGCGAGGTAAAAGCCGGTGCGGTTGACCCGGCTGGTTTAGCCGAGAAATTGACAGAAGCTGGCTTTCCCACTCAACCCCGGTATTCTCAAACAAGAGATTCGATCTCGCCAACAGAACGGCATCGCCAGGAAATTAAGTCTTCTATTTGGCAGATTGCGATCGCAGCTATACTGATTTTTCTATCTGGGATGGGGCATTTCGCTCAACACTCCTGGTTTGCCGATCGTACCTCAATCCTCACCTCATTTTGGTTCCACTGGGGTTTGGCAACGGCCACCTTACTGGGGCCGGGGCGATCGATCGTGGTAGATGGCTGGCGGGGATTGCGGCGACTGACACCCAATATGAATGCGCTGGTGGGATTGGGTGCTGTCACTGCTTATACTGCTAGTACGATAGCGCTGCTATTCCCCCAGTTGGGTTGGGAGTGCTTTTTTGACGAACCCGTAATGCTGTTGGGCTTTATCCTCTTGGGTCGGACGTTGGAACAACACGCCAGAGGAAAGGCTGCCGCAGCATTTGAGGCATTGCTTTCTCTCCAGCCACGGATGGCCTGTTTAATTGCCGATCCAGACGATTTGAGATTGAAGGATGAAACTGAGCGATACGTTGCTATCTCTTTCGGAGACGCTTCGCCAACGCCATCTTCTGAAACCAACCAGCAGCCTAATAATCTAAAATCCAAAATCCAAAATCCAAAATCGTTAGTCGAAATTCCCGCCTCAAGCGTGCGGGTGGGCGAATGCTTGCAGGTTTTGCCGGGAGAAAAAATACCCGTAGATGGGCAAATTATCGCTGGTAGGACAACGGTGGATGAGTCGATGCTGACTGGTGAAGCAGTCCCGGTGCTGAAGCAGTGTGGAGATCTGGTGCAAGCAGGAACGCTGAATCAGTCGGGTGCGATCGCAATTCGAGCCACCCGTACTGGCAAGGATACCACCTTAGCCCAGATTGTAGCCCTCGTAGAAGCAGCCCAAACCCGCAAAGCACCAGTGCAGCAGCTGGCAGATACAGTCGCGGGGTATTTTACCTACGGCGTTATGGCAGCAGCGGCTTTAACGTTTCTCTTTTGGTATTTTATCGGCACTCACGTTTGGCCTGATGTCCTTTTGGGGCATGGGGCATTGGGCATGGGGCATGGGGCGTTGGGTATGGAAACTACTCTTCACCAATCACCCCTTTTGTTGAGTTTGAAGTTGGCGATCGCAGTTTTAGTAGTTGCCTGTCCTTGTTCCTTGGGACTCGCCACACCAACCGCCATCCTGGTTGGCACCAGCATCGGGGCCGAGTTGGGACTCTTAATCAAAGGCGGGGATGTTTTAGAACGGGTATGCACTCTAGATACGGTGGTGTTTGACAAAACTGGCACTCTTACCACCGGCCATCCTACCGTCACCGATTGTCTTTCAGTTTCGGAACTGGGAGTGGGAGAGTGGGAGAGTGGGGGAGTGGGAGAGTGGGAGAGTGGGGGAGTATTTCTGTCTAATCTCTTGCCCAATGCCCAATGCCAATCATTACTTCAGCTGGCGGCGGCAGTAGAAAGCGGCACCTGCCATCCCTTAGCAACAGCTATTGTGGAGTCAGCCCAACGGCTGGGATTATCTATCCCGGTTGGCCAAGATTTCTACACAGAACCGGGTTTTGGAGTTCGTGCTGCGGTAGAAGGGCAGCAGGTTCTTGTCGGCACTCAGGACTGGCTTCTAGAGGCAGGAATTGCGATCGATTCCCCCCTACTAGAGCGAGCTAGAACACTGGCAGAAGCCGGTAAAACCCTGGTTTACGTGGCATCTGATGGGGTTAGCTTAGGGCTGATCGCCGTTACCGACAATCTCAGACCGGACGCTAAGGCAGCTGCCGACGAGTTGCGGCGTCTGGGATTGCGAGTCATGATGCTGACTGGTGACAAGCCCGAAAGCGCCGTAGAAGTGGCGCGGATGTTGGGACTCGACCCAACTGACGTTTTGGCGGGAGTCCGCCCCGATGGCAAAGCATCTGCGATCGCGACTTTGCAAACTCAGGGTCACCGAGTGGCTATGATCGGTGATGGAATAAATGATGCACCGGCACTAGCACAAGCGGATGTGGGCATTGCCCTGCACGCTGGGACTGACATCGCCATTGAAAGCGCTCAGATTATCCTGATGCGCGATGCCGTAACCGAC encodes the following:
- a CDS encoding histidine phosphatase family protein, giving the protein MSTRVILVRHGQSTFNQQQRIQGRLDESVLTEAGRATARQVAPALTGIAFDAIYSSPLQRAKETAEIVQSCLPNPPKLQVADKLMEIDLPLWERLQKDEVKAQFPEDYRLWKERPDELRMPIPAAEGTREHFPVLSLYEQAKQFWQEVLPRHAGKTILVVAHNGINRALISTALGIPPSRYHSIQQSNCGINVLNFPESPSFPSVDGGGGSVQMESMNLIDHLGDPLPKPRPGHQGPRLLLVRHGETEWNRQKKFQGQIDVPLNDNGREQSAAAGEFLKDVEIDFAVSSPMLRPKETAEIILQYHPNVELELLTDLSEISHGLWEGKFEGEIEQAYPGLLKEWQEAPETVQMPEGENLAQVWERALVAWDSIVSKYSKQPKTVLVVAHDAINKAILCHLFGLGPEHFWNFKQGNGAVSVIDYPQGSDGYPVLQSMNITTHLGGGVLDKTAAGAL
- a CDS encoding type II toxin-antitoxin system RelE/ParE family toxin; protein product: MESQPKGIQRYVTPDSRIPFDEWFNSLRDRTAQAKIDARLRRVQNGNLGDYRSLGEGVFELRINFGPGYRVYFGQIGSTIVLLLCGGDKSTQDRDISTAKSYWADYRS
- a CDS encoding DNA-binding protein; amino-acid sequence: MPKSVPYRESLISRLKNPEYAAGYIEAILEEKDPEPELLKQALQDVAEALGDKQHLEKLDLILSVEGSAEIYHLGLWLNELGLNLTVTVKSDDS
- a CDS encoding aspartyl protease family protein; translation: MVLLFSNGDYFATGAIPYAYRPATEGETTNRIIIRAEIQGVPTRAVVDTGAPYVILAPKVASDAGVDRASALETRTMLIRGMRLEGFVVRLNIKLVATEGEDLDVDSTVFVPEVEEYWGDFPSFIGLTGFLERIRFAIDPSTDTFYFGQL
- a CDS encoding aspartyl protease family protein — translated: MVLLFSNGDLFATGALRYDYRPATETETTNRIIFEVEIQGVPTIAVVDTGAPYVILAPKVASDAGVAPASALERKTMLIRGMRLEGFVVRLNIKLKAQYGEDLDVDSTVFVPEVEEYWGNFPSFIGLTGFLERIRFAIDPSTDTFYFGQL
- a CDS encoding type II toxin-antitoxin system PemK/MazF family toxin; this translates as MSEPSDYGLESIWVVRFEPSVSTEIRKTRPALVISASAFNLQRSKVTVLPFTSSRLDDPRISPVVVFVPSSAENGLAVDSLLVCVDPMTFDKSRLVQKLG
- a CDS encoding ribbon-helix-helix domain-containing protein, whose amino-acid sequence is MVQISISLPDDLLRYIDQKVDNHNTLIESLLQQWRQQQEDKDLALACKLVDELGLGWDEECQNQAIMDWKASG
- a CDS encoding type II CAAX endopeptidase family protein, yielding MTLKRLILGLLTIAVLFVVSLSLIGSWSQPQIQSRLELYQTNFLLHAAEWQGEIGEVSSGKSAREALIGTEPIKAAQKQYQELRKQAQTNLEKTRSQIEQFQKPDSTPLPAGEPPLKVTANPDRPDYPSQQPLQASINELEQLINELDLRLGILQARQGQTEEALKTWKAQIDRPTTETDKQAVAKTAAILIGLWSNPPRILPDAQELIQKNLDGWFRYQALSQLYTFQQRQDALAKLQAAEQQIAQQSVVKLAIVGALPTLGFLVGVGLVIFLVVQRLLKGKESLLSQNSDVSWSTPWDAETVWQVFVVGFFGIQLLVSILLLPVAFRLLNLQPSTFDLRARVLSVLVSYVLVALGGVLVVYFSVKSFLPLPEGWFRFDLLGNWFLWGLGGYFVALPLVIAVSLINQLLWKGQGGSNPLLSLALEGKDGVAIAIFFVTAAIAAPLFEEFLFRGFLLPSLTRYMPVWGAILASSLLFAVAHLSLSEVLPLTTLGIVLAVVYTRSRNLLAPMLLHSLWNSGTLLSLFILGSGSN
- a CDS encoding heavy metal translocating P-type ATPase, with the translated sequence MEVLQSVDGSSKPLSPQTAISGRFGANANPTDPMETITLDVGGMKCAGCVKAVENQLTHYPGVVSACVNLVTEVAVCEVKAGAVDPAGLAEKLTEAGFPTQPRYSQTRDSISPTERHRQEIKSSIWQIAIAAILIFLSGMGHFAQHSWFADRTSILTSFWFHWGLATATLLGPGRSIVVDGWRGLRRLTPNMNALVGLGAVTAYTASTIALLFPQLGWECFFDEPVMLLGFILLGRTLEQHARGKAAAAFEALLSLQPRMACLIADPDDLRLKDETERYVAISFGDASPTPSSETNQQPNNLKSKIQNPKSLVEIPASSVRVGECLQVLPGEKIPVDGQIIAGRTTVDESMLTGEAVPVLKQCGDLVQAGTLNQSGAIAIRATRTGKDTTLAQIVALVEAAQTRKAPVQQLADTVAGYFTYGVMAAAALTFLFWYFIGTHVWPDVLLGHGALGMGHGALGMETTLHQSPLLLSLKLAIAVLVVACPCSLGLATPTAILVGTSIGAELGLLIKGGDVLERVCTLDTVVFDKTGTLTTGHPTVTDCLSVSELGVGEWESGGVGEWESGGVFLSNLLPNAQCQSLLQLAAAVESGTCHPLATAIVESAQRLGLSIPVGQDFYTEPGFGVRAAVEGQQVLVGTQDWLLEAGIAIDSPLLERARTLAEAGKTLVYVASDGVSLGLIAVTDNLRPDAKAAADELRRLGLRVMMLTGDKPESAVEVARMLGLDPTDVLAGVRPDGKASAIATLQTQGHRVAMIGDGINDAPALAQADVGIALHAGTDIAIESAQIILMRDAVTDIVESIQLSRATFNKIRQNLFWALAYNTLGIPIAAGVLLPSLGVVLSPSAAGAMMAFSSVSVVTNSLLLRRLPWRR